The following are encoded together in the Girardinichthys multiradiatus isolate DD_20200921_A chromosome X, DD_fGirMul_XY1, whole genome shotgun sequence genome:
- the LOC124862193 gene encoding phosphoribosyl pyrophosphate synthase-associated protein 1 isoform X1 — translation MNVAKTGYRVFSANSSAACTELAKKITERLGVELGKSVVFQESNGETRVDVKESVRGQTIFIIQTIPRDVNTAIMELLIMAYALKTSCAKNIIGVIPYFPYSKQCKMRKRGSIVCKLLASMLAKAGLTHIITMDLHQKEIQGFFSFPVDNLRASPFLIQYIQEEIPDYRNAIIVAKSPAAAKRAQSYAERLRLGLAVIHGEAQCAESDMADGRHSPPCVRNTTGHTGLELPSGKQQAPFPGIELPIMMAKEKPPITVVGDVGGRIAIIVDDIIDDVGDFVAAAEILKERGAYKIYIMATHGLLSADAPRLIEESAIDVVVVTNTVPHEVQKLQCPKIKTVDVSMILAEAIRRIHNGESMAYLFRNITVDD, via the exons ATGAATGTCGCTAAAACTGGTTACCGTGTGTTTTCCGCAAACTCCTCCGCTGCCTGCACAGAGTTGGCTAAGAAGATAACAGA GCGGTTGGGGGTTGAACTGGGGAAGTCTGTAGTCTTTCAAGAATCTAACGGAG AGACAAGAGTGGATGTGAAAGAATCTGTTCGTGGGCAGACCATTTTCATTATCCAAACCATACCAAG AGATGTCAACACAGCCATCATGGAGCTCCTTATTATGGCTTATGCTCTTAAGACTTCCTGTGCAAAGAACATTATTGGAGTTATTCCTTACTTCCCCTACAGCAAGCAATGCAAAATGAGGAAGAGAGGCTCCATAGTGTGCAAACTCTTAGCTTCAATGTTGGCTAAAGCAG GATTGACGCACATCATCACCATGGACCTGCATCAGAAGGAGATCCAGGGCTTTTTCAGCTTTCCAGTGGATAATCTGCGTGCCTCCCCATTCCTGATTCAGTACATTCAAGAGGAG ATTCCTGATTACAGAAATGCCATCATTGTGGCAAAGTCTCCTGCTGCAGCTAAAAG GGCTCAGTCCTACGCAGAACGTCTCCGACTGGGTCTGGCTGTGATCCACGGTGAGGCCCAGTGTGCAGAGTCGGACATGGCCGATGGAAGACACTCCCCACCATGTGTGCGCAACACCACAGGGCACACAGGACTGGAGCTACCCT CAGGCAAACAACAGGCTCCGTTCCCTGGCATAGAACTTCCAA tAATGATGGCCAAGGAGAAACCTCCGATTACTGTAGTTGGAGATGTTGGTGGAAGAATCGCCATAATAGTG GATGATATAATAGACGATGTAGGAGACTTTGTTGCTGCTGCAGAAATCTTGAAAGAGAGAGGGGCCTATAAAATCTACATTATGGCCACCCATGGTTTACTTTCTGCAGATGCTCCTCGTCTCATAGAGGAATCCGCCATTGATGTG GTGGTCGTGACAAACACGGTGCCCCACGAGGTGCAGAAGCTACAGTGCCCAAAAATCAAGACTGTGGACGTCAGCATGATATTAGCCGAGGCGATCCGCCGTATCCACAACGGGGAGTCTATGGCCTACTTATTTCGCAATATCACAGTGGACGACTAA
- the LOC124862193 gene encoding phosphoribosyl pyrophosphate synthase-associated protein 1 isoform X2 encodes MNVAKTGYRVFSANSSAACTELAKKITERLGVELGKSVVFQESNGETRVDVKESVRGQTIFIIQTIPRDVNTAIMELLIMAYALKTSCAKNIIGVIPYFPYSKQCKMRKRGSIVCKLLASMLAKAGLTHIITMDLHQKEIQGFFSFPVDNLRASPFLIQYIQEEIPDYRNAIIVAKSPAAAKRAQSYAERLRLGLAVIHGEAQCAESDMADGRHSPPCVRNTTGHTGLELPLMMAKEKPPITVVGDVGGRIAIIVDDIIDDVGDFVAAAEILKERGAYKIYIMATHGLLSADAPRLIEESAIDVVVVTNTVPHEVQKLQCPKIKTVDVSMILAEAIRRIHNGESMAYLFRNITVDD; translated from the exons ATGAATGTCGCTAAAACTGGTTACCGTGTGTTTTCCGCAAACTCCTCCGCTGCCTGCACAGAGTTGGCTAAGAAGATAACAGA GCGGTTGGGGGTTGAACTGGGGAAGTCTGTAGTCTTTCAAGAATCTAACGGAG AGACAAGAGTGGATGTGAAAGAATCTGTTCGTGGGCAGACCATTTTCATTATCCAAACCATACCAAG AGATGTCAACACAGCCATCATGGAGCTCCTTATTATGGCTTATGCTCTTAAGACTTCCTGTGCAAAGAACATTATTGGAGTTATTCCTTACTTCCCCTACAGCAAGCAATGCAAAATGAGGAAGAGAGGCTCCATAGTGTGCAAACTCTTAGCTTCAATGTTGGCTAAAGCAG GATTGACGCACATCATCACCATGGACCTGCATCAGAAGGAGATCCAGGGCTTTTTCAGCTTTCCAGTGGATAATCTGCGTGCCTCCCCATTCCTGATTCAGTACATTCAAGAGGAG ATTCCTGATTACAGAAATGCCATCATTGTGGCAAAGTCTCCTGCTGCAGCTAAAAG GGCTCAGTCCTACGCAGAACGTCTCCGACTGGGTCTGGCTGTGATCCACGGTGAGGCCCAGTGTGCAGAGTCGGACATGGCCGATGGAAGACACTCCCCACCATGTGTGCGCAACACCACAGGGCACACAGGACTGGAGCTACCCT tAATGATGGCCAAGGAGAAACCTCCGATTACTGTAGTTGGAGATGTTGGTGGAAGAATCGCCATAATAGTG GATGATATAATAGACGATGTAGGAGACTTTGTTGCTGCTGCAGAAATCTTGAAAGAGAGAGGGGCCTATAAAATCTACATTATGGCCACCCATGGTTTACTTTCTGCAGATGCTCCTCGTCTCATAGAGGAATCCGCCATTGATGTG GTGGTCGTGACAAACACGGTGCCCCACGAGGTGCAGAAGCTACAGTGCCCAAAAATCAAGACTGTGGACGTCAGCATGATATTAGCCGAGGCGATCCGCCGTATCCACAACGGGGAGTCTATGGCCTACTTATTTCGCAATATCACAGTGGACGACTAA
- the LOC124862193 gene encoding phosphoribosyl pyrophosphate synthase-associated protein 1 isoform X3: MELLIMAYALKTSCAKNIIGVIPYFPYSKQCKMRKRGSIVCKLLASMLAKAGLTHIITMDLHQKEIQGFFSFPVDNLRASPFLIQYIQEEIPDYRNAIIVAKSPAAAKRAQSYAERLRLGLAVIHGEAQCAESDMADGRHSPPCVRNTTGHTGLELPSGKQQAPFPGIELPIMMAKEKPPITVVGDVGGRIAIIVDDIIDDVGDFVAAAEILKERGAYKIYIMATHGLLSADAPRLIEESAIDVVVVTNTVPHEVQKLQCPKIKTVDVSMILAEAIRRIHNGESMAYLFRNITVDD, translated from the exons ATGGAGCTCCTTATTATGGCTTATGCTCTTAAGACTTCCTGTGCAAAGAACATTATTGGAGTTATTCCTTACTTCCCCTACAGCAAGCAATGCAAAATGAGGAAGAGAGGCTCCATAGTGTGCAAACTCTTAGCTTCAATGTTGGCTAAAGCAG GATTGACGCACATCATCACCATGGACCTGCATCAGAAGGAGATCCAGGGCTTTTTCAGCTTTCCAGTGGATAATCTGCGTGCCTCCCCATTCCTGATTCAGTACATTCAAGAGGAG ATTCCTGATTACAGAAATGCCATCATTGTGGCAAAGTCTCCTGCTGCAGCTAAAAG GGCTCAGTCCTACGCAGAACGTCTCCGACTGGGTCTGGCTGTGATCCACGGTGAGGCCCAGTGTGCAGAGTCGGACATGGCCGATGGAAGACACTCCCCACCATGTGTGCGCAACACCACAGGGCACACAGGACTGGAGCTACCCT CAGGCAAACAACAGGCTCCGTTCCCTGGCATAGAACTTCCAA tAATGATGGCCAAGGAGAAACCTCCGATTACTGTAGTTGGAGATGTTGGTGGAAGAATCGCCATAATAGTG GATGATATAATAGACGATGTAGGAGACTTTGTTGCTGCTGCAGAAATCTTGAAAGAGAGAGGGGCCTATAAAATCTACATTATGGCCACCCATGGTTTACTTTCTGCAGATGCTCCTCGTCTCATAGAGGAATCCGCCATTGATGTG GTGGTCGTGACAAACACGGTGCCCCACGAGGTGCAGAAGCTACAGTGCCCAAAAATCAAGACTGTGGACGTCAGCATGATATTAGCCGAGGCGATCCGCCGTATCCACAACGGGGAGTCTATGGCCTACTTATTTCGCAATATCACAGTGGACGACTAA